A window of Lagenorhynchus albirostris chromosome 11, mLagAlb1.1, whole genome shotgun sequence contains these coding sequences:
- the TRMU gene encoding mitochondrial tRNA-specific 2-thiouridylase 1 isoform X3, which translates to MLWIILEQMQLLRVTMQERPWKMKRSFSRSTLRGQKGFLEIDLKLEMVSQDALRRTLFPLGGLTKDFVKKIAAENRLHHVLQKKESMGICFVGKRNFENFILQYLQPRPGKFISIEDNKVLGTHKGWFLYTLGQRANIGGLREPWYVVEKDGVRGDVLVAPRTDHPALYRDLLRTGRVHWVAEEPPAALVRDKMMECHFRFRHQMALVPCVLTLNQDGTVWVTAVKAVRALALGQFAVFYKGGECLGSGKILRLGPSAYTLQKGRSRPDVTVEGSSIGRGDSPGQGPTL; encoded by the exons GAGCAGATGCAGTTGCTACGGGTCACTATGCAAGAACGTCCCTGGAAGATGAAGAGGTCTTTCAGCAGAAGCACGTTAAGAGGCCAGAAGGGCTTTTTAGAAATCGATTTGAAATTAGAAATG GTTTCCCAGGATGCCCTGAGGAGAACCCTCTTCCCCCTGGGGGGATTAACAAAagattttgtaaagaaaatagCTGCTGAGAATAGACTTCATCATGTGCTTCAGAAAAAAGAG AGCATGGGCATCTGTTTCGTTggtaaaagaaattttgaaaatttcatcCTTCAG TACTTACAGCCTCGACCTGGTAAATTTATTTCAATAGAAGACAATAAGGTTCTGGGAACGCATAAAG GTTGGTTCCTGTATACTTTGGGCCAGAGAGCCAACATAGGTGGCTTGCGGGAGCCCTGGTACGTGGTGGAGAAGGATGGCGTCAGGGGCGACGTGCTCGTG GCCCCCCGGACAGACCACCCGGCCCTGTACAGGGACCTGCTGCGGACCGGCCGCGTGCACTGGGTGGCTGAGGAGCCGCCCGCAGCCCTGGTCCGCGACAAGATGATGGAGTGCCACTTCCGGTTCCGCCACCAGATGGCGCTAG TGCCCTGCGTGCTGACCCTCAATCAAGACGGCACTGTGTGGGTGACGGCCGTGAAGGCTGTGCGGGCTCTCGCCCTGGGACAG TTCGCTGTGTTCTACAAAGGGGGCGAGTGCCTGGGCAGTGGGAAGATCCTGCGCCTGGGGCCATCCGCCTACACACTCCAGAAGGGCAGGAGCAGACCCGATGTGACCGTGGAGGGCTCCAGCATCGGCCGGGGTGACAGCCCGGGCCAGGGACCCACGCTCTGA